ACCGACGGAAAGAAAGCCGCCGCGGTCGATGGCCGCGATCGAGCCGCCACCCGCGCCGATGGTGCCCATGTCGATGACGGCGGTACGGATCGGCAGGCCGTCGATCTTGAGCTCGGTCACGGTGCTGGCGACGAGGCCGGGCGCGATGGCGACATCGGTCGAGGTGCCGCCCATGTCGAGGGTGATGATGTTCCTGAGCCCGTTGCGGGCCGCGAACCAGATCGCCGCGCGCACGCCGGCTGCAGGTCCCGAAAGCAGCATGCGCACCGCGTTGTCGCCGGCGGCCCGGGCCGGCATCACGCCGCCGTTCGACTGCATGATGCGCAGCACGCCGTCATAACCCCGCTCGCGCAGGCCCGCGTCGAGCTGCTCGACATAGGCCTTGACCGCGGGGCCGACGAAGGCGTTGACGACCGTGGTGACGCTGCGCTCGTACTCACGGAACTCGGGCGAGACCTCATGGCTGGCGAAGACCGCGACCTGCGGCGCGCGCTCCCGGATCATCGTGGCCAGCGCCTGCTCGTGCGCCGGGTTGGCGTAGGCGTGAAGCAGGCTGATGGCGATGCCATCGACGCCCTGCCGCAGGAAGGCTTCGACTTCCCGCCAGGCCTGGTCGAGGTCGAGCGCCTCGATCACGGAACCGTCGGCCCCCATGCGCTCGCGCACCTCGCGGATCATGCCGCGCCGGATCGGCGGCTCGGGGTGCACGTAGCGCATGTTGTAGATGTCGTGGTCGCGGTCGGCGCGGCCGAGGATGACGACGTCGCGGAAGCCGGCCGTCGTCAGCAGGCCTGTGGCGCTGCCCTTGCGCATGATGAGCGCGTTGGTGGCGATGGTGGAGCCGTGCGTGACCTGCTCGATGCCGGCGAGATCGATCCCGGCCTCGCCGACCACGTTGAGCACGGCTTCATGGATCGCCTTCGGCGTCGAGGGCGTCTTGCCGGTGTGCAGCACCCCTTCGGCGTCGGCCCATACCATATCGGTGAAGGTGCCGCCGATCTCGACGCCGATGCGGTTGCCGGCGGATTCTCGTCCTGCCATCGGTCGGATTTCCTCAGTAACGGATGACGACGAAAGCAAGCATGACCGTCAGGCAGCCGGCTCCTCGACGGGCGCGCCGAGATAGGCCGAGATCACCTTGGGGTCGGACACCACTTCGGCCGGCGTTCCCTCGGCGATCTTGCGGCCGGCATCGATGACGATGATGCGGTCGCAGATGCTGGTCACGGCCTTCATGTCGTGCTCGACCAGCCAGACGGTGATGCCCTTGTTGCGGACATTGCGCAGGCAGTTGACCATTTCCTGCGTCTCGGTCGGGTTGAGGCCGGCGCAGGGCTCGTCGGCGAGCAGCAGGCTCGGCCGCGTGGCGATGGCGCGGGCGATCTCCAGCTTGCGCAGCGTGCCGACGGTCAGCCCCTCGGCGGTCCGGTCGGCGATGTCGGTGATGCCGGTGATGGCGAGCGCCTCGTCGACGACCTTTTCATGATCGACCTTTTCCGGCCGGCCGAACATCGCGCCGACACGTATGTTCTCGCGCACCGTGAGCGCCGGGAACGGCTTGGAGATCTGGAAAGCGCGGGCGATGCCCATCTGGTTGCGGCGATAGGTCGGGATGCCGGCGAGCGACTGGCCCTTGAAGCGGATCTCCCCCTCGCTCAGCGCGTAATAGCCGGTGATCAGGTTGAACAGTGTCGACTTGCCGGCGCCGTTGGGGCCGATCAGGCCGTAGATCGCACCGGCGGGGATGTCGAAATCGACATTCTCGGTCGCCGTCAGGCCGGCGAACCGCTTGACCACGCCGCGGCCGGAAAGGATGATCTCGCTCATCGTCATGCCTCCACGCTCTTTGCGGCCGGCGCGCGGCGGGCGAATTTCTGCTTCACCGCGCCCAGTATGCCGCCCGGCACGAGCAGGATGATGGCGACGACGAGCGCGCCGGTGATCAAGAGGTGGATGTCGAGGAAGCGCGACAGGAGTACCTGCGTCAGGAACAGCATGATGGCAGTGCCGATGATCGGCCCGAACAGGGTGCCGATGCCGCCGATCAGGCAGAAAACGATCATGTTGAGGCTGAAATCGAGGCGGAAGACGGTGTAGGTCGTGAAATAGCCGACGCTGTAGCCGTAGACCGCGCCGAGGGTTCCGACCAGCGTCGCCGACAGGACGAACGCCAGTATCTTGTAGCGCTCCGTGGCGACGCCGAGCATCATGGCGGTGTCCTCGTCCTCGCGCACGGCCAGCAGCGCATAGCCGAAGCGCGAGTTGCGCACCAGCACCGAGACGACGAAACAGACGATCAGCAGGGCGGCGAAGACGTAGTAGAAGAAGTCCTCCGGCGGCATGCCGGCGGGCACGGGCGCGGCGAGGAACACGCCGACGCCACCCTGGAACCAGCGGATGTTGTTGACCAGCTCGCCGACGACCTGGCCGACGCCGAGCATGGCGATGGCGAAGTAGATGCCGCGCAGGCGCAGGATCGGATAGGCGATGACCAGCGCGAACAGCCCGCACAGCAGCCCCGCGAACACCACCGGCACGATCATCGACCACGGGCCGGAGCCCACCGGCCCGATCTGGCCGACGAGATGGGCGGCGGCGAAGGCGCCCATGCCGATGAAGGCCGTGTGGCCGAAGCTCCAATAACCGGAGAAGCCGCCGAGGATGTTCCAAGCGATGGCGAGCCCGGCCGAGAAGAAGAAGAGCTGGGCGACGCGGGTATAGAATGGCCCCATCCAGATCGGCAGGACGGCGATGACGACCACTGCGGCAAGGCCGAGAAGCAAAGCGAGGGAGCGGTTCATCGGCTTTCTCCG
The window above is part of the Aquamicrobium sp. genome. Proteins encoded here:
- a CDS encoding branched-chain amino acid ABC transporter permease, which encodes MNRSLALLLGLAAVVVIAVLPIWMGPFYTRVAQLFFFSAGLAIAWNILGGFSGYWSFGHTAFIGMGAFAAAHLVGQIGPVGSGPWSMIVPVVFAGLLCGLFALVIAYPILRLRGIYFAIAMLGVGQVVGELVNNIRWFQGGVGVFLAAPVPAGMPPEDFFYYVFAALLIVCFVVSVLVRNSRFGYALLAVREDEDTAMMLGVATERYKILAFVLSATLVGTLGAVYGYSVGYFTTYTVFRLDFSLNMIVFCLIGGIGTLFGPIIGTAIMLFLTQVLLSRFLDIHLLITGALVVAIILLVPGGILGAVKQKFARRAPAAKSVEA
- a CDS encoding ABC transporter ATP-binding protein — encoded protein: MSEIILSGRGVVKRFAGLTATENVDFDIPAGAIYGLIGPNGAGKSTLFNLITGYYALSEGEIRFKGQSLAGIPTYRRNQMGIARAFQISKPFPALTVRENIRVGAMFGRPEKVDHEKVVDEALAITGITDIADRTAEGLTVGTLRKLEIARAIATRPSLLLADEPCAGLNPTETQEMVNCLRNVRNKGITVWLVEHDMKAVTSICDRIIVIDAGRKIAEGTPAEVVSDPKVISAYLGAPVEEPAA
- a CDS encoding hydantoinase/oxoprolinase family protein; this translates as MAGRESAGNRIGVEIGGTFTDMVWADAEGVLHTGKTPSTPKAIHEAVLNVVGEAGIDLAGIEQVTHGSTIATNALIMRKGSATGLLTTAGFRDVVILGRADRDHDIYNMRYVHPEPPIRRGMIREVRERMGADGSVIEALDLDQAWREVEAFLRQGVDGIAISLLHAYANPAHEQALATMIRERAPQVAVFASHEVSPEFREYERSVTTVVNAFVGPAVKAYVEQLDAGLRERGYDGVLRIMQSNGGVMPARAAGDNAVRMLLSGPAAGVRAAIWFAARNGLRNIITLDMGGTSTDVAIAPGLVASTVTELKIDGLPIRTAVIDMGTIGAGGGSIAAIDRGGFLSVGPESAGALPGPVCYGRGGERPTVTDAQVVAGLLQPDNFFGGRMTLAVDAARDALAGLGLEGGPEAAAASILRIVNSNMASAVRLISTSRGIDPRDFTIVAFGGGGPLHAAMVARELGIRRVLVPWSPGIASAFGLLIADTMIDAAISDLHALDEGSLDAARIEALAARAASVARENGLADDAYALSVGIDMRYAGQAFELTVWNDASPRDPAALRELFEIEHRSRYGYARAALGVEVVSYRIRIVARSGIEVETPLPAGTGKAAHPIEIAIDGRRVSGVSLARDTLAPGTRLAGPAVLGEPTSTTFVPPGWEVECLPSGDLMMVDAE